The proteins below come from a single Candidatus Cloacimonadota bacterium genomic window:
- a CDS encoding potassium channel protein — MNNNISQEISKKLLWAGITLIMVILLGTIGYSIIDQGEDTPLIDCLFMTVITISTIGYREVINLSGNSSGKIFTMFLAFSGIGILTYVFSTLAAFAVEGALKETFRRKRMEKRIKKLSNHFIICGINRVGLHIAKELSSTNRDFVVIEQDKSLIEDVINQYPDWLYIEGEGMDDNVLLRAGIERATGLFASMDDDHKNIVISLTSRQLNPELKIIAGNYDPLNRAKIIRAGANNVISPDFIGGLRMASEMIRPAAVSFLDIMLRDKDKNLRVEDFIISEKYFGKKILDLNIAKFSNSLLLAVRSESNWIYNPGETYIINENDILVMMTTPEEREKILKAVSEI; from the coding sequence ATGAATAATAATATTTCCCAAGAAATTAGCAAAAAACTGCTTTGGGCTGGTATTACACTCATTATGGTGATATTACTCGGCACGATTGGCTATTCGATCATTGATCAAGGGGAAGATACCCCCCTAATTGATTGCCTTTTTATGACGGTTATTACCATTTCAACCATAGGGTATCGGGAAGTTATTAATCTTAGTGGCAATTCATCCGGCAAAATTTTCACAATGTTTCTTGCTTTTTCAGGAATTGGAATTTTAACTTATGTATTTTCAACACTGGCAGCGTTTGCCGTTGAGGGAGCTTTAAAAGAAACTTTTAGGAGAAAGAGAATGGAAAAAAGAATCAAAAAATTAAGCAATCATTTCATTATTTGCGGAATTAATAGAGTTGGGCTTCATATTGCGAAGGAATTATCTTCGACTAATCGGGATTTTGTTGTAATTGAGCAGGATAAATCTCTCATTGAAGATGTTATAAACCAATATCCGGATTGGCTCTATATTGAGGGAGAAGGCATGGATGATAACGTTCTTTTAAGAGCAGGAATAGAGAGAGCAACCGGGCTTTTCGCTTCAATGGATGATGACCACAAGAATATCGTGATAAGTCTAACTTCCAGACAATTGAATCCTGAGTTAAAAATAATTGCCGGCAATTATGATCCTCTCAATAGGGCGAAGATAATAAGAGCAGGTGCAAATAATGTGATCTCTCCGGATTTTATCGGTGGACTAAGAATGGCTTCCGAAATGATAAGACCGGCAGCAGTTTCCTTTCTCGATATTATGTTAAGGGATAAGGATAAAAATTTACGGGTTGAAGACTTCATTATCTCGGAAAAGTATTTTGGAAAAAAAATACTGGATTTGAATATTGCAAAGTTTTCAAATTCTCTGCTTCTGGCAGTTAGATCAGAAAGCAACTGGATTTATAATCCCGGTGAAACATACATTATTAATGAAAACGATATTTTAGTAATGATGACCACACCGGAAGAAAGAGAAAAAATATTAAAAGCCGTTTCTGAAATTTGA